A region from the Cupriavidus sp. D39 genome encodes:
- a CDS encoding Fic/DOC family protein produces the protein MAYLKHIHHTLFLDVYDWAGDFRTIDISKGSTRFCNVSRIEPEADKIFRAMARRAWFEDWERPQLVCAMAEHFGDLNMIHPFREGNGRAQRILFEHIIVNVGFEISWWAVEASEWIDANVAAVVCDYRPLEAVFERCIGQRIGD, from the coding sequence CTGGCCTACCTGAAGCATATCCACCACACGCTGTTTCTCGATGTCTACGACTGGGCGGGCGATTTTCGCACCATCGACATCTCGAAGGGAAGCACACGCTTTTGCAACGTCAGCCGAATCGAGCCGGAGGCTGACAAGATCTTCCGCGCCATGGCGCGGCGAGCATGGTTCGAGGATTGGGAGCGCCCTCAGCTGGTCTGCGCCATGGCTGAGCATTTCGGTGACCTCAACATGATCCACCCCTTCAGGGAAGGGAACGGGCGCGCCCAGCGCATCCTATTCGAGCACATCATCGTCAATGTCGGCTTCGAAATCAGTTGGTGGGCCGTCGAAGCGTCCGAGTGGATCGACGCCAATGTCGCGGCGGTCGTGTGCGACTACCGCCCGCTGGAAGCGGTGTTCGAAAGGTGCATCGGACAGCGGATTGGCGATTGA
- a CDS encoding YhfG family protein, translating into MKKPDLQAKLAYCAKTRRSNYAASLRLEGYDVTPAESKRKLPSREAVLQTYRKPA; encoded by the coding sequence GTGAAGAAACCCGACCTGCAAGCCAAGCTCGCCTACTGCGCCAAGACGCGCCGTTCCAACTATGCTGCAAGCCTGCGTCTTGAGGGCTACGACGTCACGCCAGCTGAGTCAAAGCGCAAGCTACCTTCGCGTGAAGCTGTGCTGCAAACCTATCGCAAACCAGCCTGA
- a CDS encoding H-NS family nucleoid-associated regulatory protein, with product MSIEIERAQAITWIRIQMAQHGLTLADLQAAGCFAEPPPTPTPGAVRYRNAHGQGWDGRGAMPDWLQRAIHAGQTVEHFRVPVAGVTGRAVKGSSDLKSSG from the coding sequence ATGTCGATCGAAATCGAGCGCGCGCAAGCGATTACCTGGATCCGCATCCAGATGGCCCAGCACGGACTGACCCTGGCCGACCTGCAGGCCGCCGGCTGCTTTGCCGAGCCGCCGCCGACTCCAACGCCAGGAGCGGTGCGCTACCGCAACGCGCACGGGCAGGGCTGGGACGGCCGCGGCGCCATGCCGGACTGGTTGCAGCGGGCGATCCACGCCGGGCAGACCGTGGAACATTTCCGCGTGCCAGTCGCGGGAGTCACGGGGCGCGCCGTGAAGGGGAGTTCCGATCTGAAATCGAGCGGTTAA
- a CDS encoding DNA-binding protein produces the protein MTASPLDHPPPTPSDAAPEAQLAADVATLRAQFPETRALYREVCALLFFRYGITPTANKLYGLVRKGSMGTPTEVLAQFWQDLRGKMRVTIDQPGLPDALKAIAADAVQSIWQASNEAASGELAALRAEARLQASEAEAQRDQARAAVVVAEQETAAVQAELDAVQRARGATRGTGRRAPGPRGRAGAS, from the coding sequence ATGACCGCCAGCCCGCTCGATCACCCGCCGCCCACGCCTAGCGACGCCGCCCCAGAGGCCCAGCTCGCCGCCGACGTGGCCACCCTGCGCGCGCAGTTCCCCGAGACTCGCGCGCTCTACCGCGAGGTCTGCGCCTTGCTGTTCTTCCGGTATGGCATCACGCCCACCGCCAACAAGCTCTACGGCCTGGTGCGCAAGGGCAGCATGGGCACGCCGACCGAGGTGCTGGCGCAGTTCTGGCAGGATTTGCGCGGCAAGATGCGCGTGACCATTGACCAGCCCGGGCTGCCGGATGCGCTCAAGGCGATCGCGGCCGACGCCGTGCAGTCGATTTGGCAGGCCTCCAACGAGGCCGCTAGCGGCGAGCTGGCCGCCTTGCGGGCGGAGGCGCGGCTACAGGCGAGCGAGGCGGAAGCGCAGCGTGACCAGGCGCGGGCTGCGGTGGTGGTGGCCGAGCAGGAGACGGCTGCTGTGCAGGCCGAGCTCGACGCCGTCCAGCGCGCGCGCGGCGCTACGAGGGGAACTGGACGCCGAGCGCCAGGCCCACGCGGCCGCGCAGGCGCGTCATGA
- a CDS encoding glutathione S-transferase family protein: MIKIPVYSNPYDAVDRDALSRLKLHYFGVADPVAARLVPTLSPFSAKLAAYLRFQKIPYESVYEMGVDNAPRRKVPFISVDGVKMSDSDLIIGFLKTITPDPDAALSASQRAIGHLVQRALEDHLYWVVLYYEFYDDAGREAFFKAGFGGFLPAFQPLVDDFADRMYKQGIGRYLPDEVIEKAKKDLAAVAEVLGDERYLLGTDKPTSFDAAVFGMTVIMFQIRDMHPEITDYFRSLPKLRAYIENLLREFFPELESAAKAHEVESAT, from the coding sequence ATGATCAAAATTCCTGTTTACTCGAATCCTTACGATGCTGTCGACCGCGACGCACTGTCTAGACTGAAGCTGCACTACTTTGGAGTTGCAGACCCGGTGGCCGCGCGGTTGGTACCGACGTTATCACCCTTCTCGGCCAAGCTCGCCGCCTATCTTCGATTCCAGAAGATCCCCTATGAAAGCGTCTACGAAATGGGCGTGGACAATGCACCTCGCCGCAAGGTCCCGTTCATTTCTGTGGACGGCGTAAAGATGTCCGACTCGGATCTGATAATCGGGTTTCTGAAAACGATTACCCCCGATCCGGATGCCGCGCTGAGCGCGTCGCAGCGCGCCATCGGCCATCTGGTCCAACGCGCTCTTGAAGATCACTTGTACTGGGTGGTGTTGTATTACGAGTTCTACGACGATGCCGGACGCGAGGCATTCTTCAAGGCCGGTTTTGGTGGCTTTTTGCCCGCGTTCCAGCCTCTGGTCGATGATTTCGCAGACCGAATGTACAAACAAGGCATCGGTCGTTATCTGCCAGATGAGGTGATTGAAAAGGCAAAGAAGGATCTCGCGGCAGTGGCGGAGGTTCTTGGCGACGAGCGCTATCTCCTCGGCACCGATAAACCGACGTCGTTCGATGCCGCCGTATTCGGAATGACTGTCATCATGTTCCAGATTCGCGACATGCATCCGGAAATCACTGATTACTTCCGAAGCCTCCCGAAGCTTCGTGCCTATATCGAAAACCTGCTGCGCGAGTTCTTCCCAGAATTGGAATCGGCCGCCAAAGCTCATGAAGTGGAGTCAGCAACGTGA
- a CDS encoding Gfo/Idh/MocA family protein → MSANNTKKIRLGLIGVGNWANNGHFPVLALFPQYELSAIYSQRADAAQEAAQKHGIKHVVKTLDGLVRHPEVDLVLVLTTGPQHEEGIRAAIAAGKDVYCEWPLTPDVKTSAELVALAHVAGVRTILGVQRRFAPAFRYLRDLVAAGYVGKLRSVRLHVSVNSFGQRRPSGLRWSVFPENFMGVTSIFGAHLMDPLFSVVGRPKEFSALMLNQIPEVIIAETGEQLRTDVPDQLLMSGTLQGGAVFSVHIEGGKHNGSGVRLDITGDKGDLQLTNTSAFGGPDEHYQILGASGENVPLSALPIPAPYKVVPDSTGLPTGVLELGDLYALHAADVENDTRTLPSFDDALWMQQLLELAVESSTTGRRVAAPIL, encoded by the coding sequence GTGAGCGCCAACAACACGAAAAAGATCCGCCTCGGCCTGATTGGTGTAGGGAATTGGGCTAACAACGGGCACTTTCCGGTCCTAGCCCTGTTTCCACAGTACGAACTGAGCGCCATCTACAGTCAGCGCGCTGACGCGGCGCAGGAAGCAGCGCAGAAGCACGGCATCAAACACGTAGTCAAGACACTTGATGGCCTTGTCCGTCATCCCGAGGTCGATCTGGTGCTGGTCCTGACCACCGGTCCGCAGCACGAGGAAGGGATCAGAGCCGCTATCGCCGCGGGCAAGGACGTCTATTGCGAATGGCCGCTAACTCCCGATGTCAAAACCTCCGCAGAACTGGTCGCTCTTGCACACGTAGCGGGGGTGCGAACCATCCTCGGTGTGCAACGTCGTTTCGCCCCGGCCTTTCGCTACCTGCGCGATTTAGTTGCCGCCGGGTACGTCGGGAAGCTTCGTTCCGTACGCTTGCATGTCAGCGTAAACTCGTTCGGCCAGCGCCGCCCTAGCGGGCTGCGTTGGAGTGTGTTTCCGGAAAACTTCATGGGCGTCACCTCGATCTTCGGCGCGCACCTGATGGACCCACTCTTCTCAGTCGTCGGTCGGCCAAAAGAATTCTCCGCACTGATGCTGAATCAGATTCCAGAAGTAATCATTGCGGAAACCGGTGAACAACTGAGAACGGACGTGCCCGATCAACTGTTGATGAGTGGAACCTTGCAAGGCGGTGCCGTGTTCAGCGTACACATCGAAGGCGGCAAGCATAATGGCTCAGGGGTGCGGCTCGACATCACTGGTGATAAGGGCGACCTGCAGCTGACCAATACGTCTGCCTTCGGGGGACCCGATGAGCACTATCAGATCTTGGGCGCCTCAGGTGAAAACGTTCCACTGAGCGCCCTTCCTATCCCTGCGCCTTACAAAGTCGTCCCCGATTCGACAGGCCTGCCGACTGGCGTCCTAGAGCTTGGCGATCTCTACGCCCTTCACGCGGCCGACGTCGAAAACGATACGCGTACGTTGCCATCGTTCGACGATGCACTCTGGATGCAACAACTACTGGAACTTGCTGTTGAGTCGTCCACAACAGGCCGTCGAGTAGCCGCCCCCATCTTATAG
- a CDS encoding quinone oxidoreductase family protein: MPIQATAVRIHQYGAPEVLQFEDISVADPVGNEVRIRNKVIGLNFVDVYYRRGSMPVPEFPAILGNEGAGVIEAVGPNVTSVKVGDRVVYGHPSYGAYASVRICDADHVVVIPDGISDEQAASSFLKGLTSRYLVKEIVALTPGDTVLYHAAAGGVGLMFAQWAKSIGVRLIGTVSDSKKAEAAKAAGFDEIINYRTEDFLARTLALTNGEGVKAVFDSVGKDTLEGSLATLKNRGTLAQFGIASGESRPIHLLELAPRSLMVTWPSLPSFIGARAELLAAAKDLFNAIQTGVLDVTPTRVYSFEEVITAHHDLESRRTVGSAVLRV, encoded by the coding sequence ATGCCCATTCAAGCTACAGCTGTTCGTATCCATCAATATGGCGCCCCCGAAGTGCTGCAATTCGAAGACATTTCCGTAGCCGATCCCGTCGGCAATGAAGTTCGAATCCGCAATAAAGTCATCGGTCTGAATTTCGTTGACGTTTACTACCGCCGCGGCTCGATGCCAGTTCCAGAATTCCCCGCTATCCTCGGCAATGAGGGCGCCGGCGTGATCGAGGCTGTTGGTCCCAATGTCACCTCAGTTAAAGTCGGTGACCGTGTGGTCTACGGGCACCCTTCTTACGGCGCTTACGCGAGCGTACGAATCTGCGATGCAGACCACGTGGTTGTTATCCCGGACGGCATATCCGACGAGCAAGCCGCGTCGAGTTTCCTCAAAGGATTGACATCGCGCTACCTCGTAAAGGAGATCGTCGCACTGACGCCAGGCGACACGGTGCTCTATCACGCCGCCGCAGGCGGTGTGGGCCTGATGTTCGCGCAGTGGGCGAAGTCGATTGGAGTGCGTCTCATCGGGACCGTGTCGGACTCAAAGAAGGCAGAAGCGGCGAAGGCGGCCGGCTTCGATGAGATCATCAACTACCGCACTGAGGATTTCCTGGCCCGTACCTTAGCGCTTACGAATGGCGAAGGCGTGAAGGCAGTCTTCGACTCGGTCGGCAAGGATACGCTTGAAGGTTCCTTGGCCACATTGAAGAACCGAGGAACGCTCGCGCAGTTCGGCATTGCGTCCGGAGAGTCACGCCCTATTCACTTGTTGGAGCTCGCGCCCCGGTCCCTGATGGTTACCTGGCCCAGTCTGCCCTCCTTCATTGGCGCGCGCGCTGAATTGTTGGCCGCAGCCAAGGATTTGTTCAACGCTATACAGACTGGAGTTCTCGACGTTACCCCGACTCGTGTCTATTCCTTCGAAGAAGTAATCACAGCACACCATGACCTCGAGTCGCGTCGCACAGTCGGCTCTGCAGTACTGCGCGTCTAG
- a CDS encoding porin has product MLRIDNASGWDEWLLALSTHCGLGCSTDVRSVQPSRAELWNAGELTILDLDIAEQSWSSVNDGDHRWIAEMLILKTITSGSLVIEQDGINRRFDPGSFVLIDPAKRLTEHFLGRVRVTPAILLGAAFDYTDRNSIRNDGGAKFMQVDLGIDYSISKSTDLYALAVAQRAVGHDSLGQASVASIAGFTPSATDKQFGVRFGVRHKF; this is encoded by the coding sequence ATGCTACGCATTGACAATGCGTCGGGATGGGACGAATGGCTCCTTGCATTGTCAACCCATTGCGGGCTGGGATGCTCAACGGATGTGCGTTCGGTCCAACCGTCTCGGGCCGAGCTCTGGAACGCTGGCGAATTGACGATTCTGGATCTCGATATTGCCGAACAGAGCTGGTCCTCCGTCAATGACGGCGACCACCGTTGGATAGCGGAGATGCTTATCCTGAAAACGATCACGAGTGGCTCATTGGTGATCGAGCAGGACGGAATCAATCGACGCTTCGATCCCGGGAGCTTTGTGCTGATCGACCCTGCAAAGCGATTGACCGAGCATTTCCTAGGGCGTGTTCGAGTGACACCCGCGATCCTGCTCGGCGCGGCTTTCGACTATACGGACCGCAATTCCATCCGCAATGACGGTGGTGCGAAATTCATGCAAGTGGATCTTGGGATCGATTACTCGATCTCGAAAAGTACCGATCTCTATGCGCTCGCGGTGGCACAGCGCGCAGTGGGCCACGACTCACTCGGGCAGGCCTCGGTGGCTTCGATCGCCGGATTCACACCATCCGCTACGGATAAACAGTTCGGCGTTCGATTTGGTGTTCGACATAAATTCTGA
- a CDS encoding nitroreductase family protein: MNNAIIEAIKQRSSTNIFDASRGITDERIGELISLATLAPTAFNLQNWRFIAVRTVAEKIRLRKLAYDQAKVSDAAVTFIVCGQLAEHSVMAERLAPSVEAGLMPAEMVAGWEGAAKGLYFGKPQTQRDEAIRTATFGAGALISAAQAYNLSSSAMIGFDPDAVAREFELAADEVPVMLLAVGFAAENNWPQKPRRPLSQVLTLV, encoded by the coding sequence ATGAACAATGCAATCATTGAAGCAATCAAGCAGCGCAGCTCCACAAACATCTTTGACGCCTCGCGTGGCATCACTGACGAACGGATCGGCGAACTAATTTCCCTGGCAACATTGGCTCCCACCGCCTTCAATCTGCAAAACTGGCGCTTCATCGCCGTCCGTACGGTAGCTGAGAAAATTCGACTGCGAAAGCTCGCATACGACCAGGCGAAGGTGAGCGACGCTGCCGTGACGTTCATTGTTTGTGGGCAACTCGCGGAACATAGTGTCATGGCCGAGCGCCTTGCGCCATCGGTTGAAGCAGGGTTGATGCCAGCCGAGATGGTTGCAGGGTGGGAAGGTGCGGCAAAGGGTCTCTACTTCGGGAAACCTCAAACGCAGCGTGATGAGGCGATCCGTACCGCGACATTCGGTGCGGGTGCGCTAATTTCGGCCGCGCAGGCGTATAACCTTTCATCATCAGCAATGATCGGCTTTGATCCCGACGCCGTTGCGCGCGAGTTCGAGCTGGCTGCGGACGAGGTGCCGGTCATGCTTCTCGCGGTAGGGTTCGCGGCAGAAAACAACTGGCCGCAGAAGCCACGTCGTCCGCTTTCGCAAGTCCTGACCTTGGTCTGA
- a CDS encoding TetR/AcrR family transcriptional regulator, which translates to MTASEKSEAPVRGRGRPRLFDRAEALSRALPLFWEQGYEGTSMAQLTAALGINAPALYSAFGSKEALFREVVGLYFSDGVGFNPTIYFDEPTAYDVVERILYEAAAAYTATTHPRGCMVATGMLGCAPEHRSIASEIAEFRRATKKALEIRFREARLSGDLLADTDVASLAGFCMAVLQGLSVQARDGADYESLKHVAAAALHTIRAASTSIAS; encoded by the coding sequence GTGACTGCTAGCGAAAAGTCTGAAGCACCCGTTCGCGGCCGCGGGCGGCCCCGCCTTTTTGACCGGGCCGAAGCACTCTCCCGTGCGTTGCCACTCTTCTGGGAGCAGGGCTACGAAGGCACATCAATGGCTCAATTAACCGCCGCGTTGGGCATCAATGCACCGGCGCTCTATTCGGCATTTGGATCAAAAGAAGCGCTGTTCCGTGAGGTTGTCGGGCTCTACTTTAGCGACGGAGTCGGTTTCAACCCAACAATCTACTTCGACGAACCCACAGCCTACGATGTTGTCGAACGCATCCTGTACGAAGCTGCGGCAGCCTACACCGCAACGACGCATCCCCGAGGTTGCATGGTCGCGACTGGAATGCTCGGATGTGCACCGGAGCATCGGTCGATTGCGAGCGAGATTGCAGAGTTTCGACGCGCAACCAAAAAAGCACTCGAGATCCGGTTTCGCGAGGCCCGTCTCTCTGGTGACTTGTTGGCGGACACCGATGTTGCGTCGCTGGCAGGTTTTTGCATGGCGGTACTCCAAGGCTTATCGGTACAAGCAAGAGATGGCGCGGACTACGAGTCGTTAAAGCACGTGGCGGCGGCAGCATTGCACACAATTCGAGCTGCCTCCACATCCATTGCGTCCTGA
- a CDS encoding DUF6884 domain-containing protein, translating to MQAHPTQLSLFDDIARASVARSPARPLVLMACSATKLDRPAPAMDLYRGVMYETFRAHVRADAQPQVIILSAQHGFIQPDAEIAPYDARMTADRAETMLSDLSTAMAGAAWPDQVGLVFLAGGMHYRRVMRAAVERWARTVSAAPTIMETSGGIGMQRSQLGQYLDGLTNEPSEEIGRFPNGVLCFRRAGPFTVGERDPARSRTLERRFAFKQRSFARRARRVIGQ from the coding sequence ATGCAGGCCCACCCCACGCAACTCAGCCTCTTTGATGACATCGCTCGCGCATCCGTCGCACGATCGCCGGCTCGCCCGTTGGTGCTGATGGCCTGCTCGGCCACGAAGCTCGACCGCCCCGCTCCGGCCATGGATCTGTACCGCGGCGTCATGTATGAAACGTTCCGCGCCCACGTGCGTGCCGATGCGCAGCCCCAGGTCATCATCCTCTCGGCGCAGCATGGCTTTATCCAGCCGGACGCGGAGATTGCCCCCTACGATGCCCGTATGACCGCGGATCGGGCGGAGACCATGCTCTCGGACCTGTCGACGGCGATGGCCGGTGCGGCGTGGCCCGACCAGGTCGGCCTGGTCTTTCTCGCCGGCGGCATGCACTACCGTCGGGTGATGCGCGCAGCCGTGGAGCGGTGGGCGCGTACGGTTAGTGCTGCGCCGACGATCATGGAAACCAGCGGCGGCATCGGGATGCAGCGCTCCCAGCTCGGCCAATATCTGGACGGCCTAACCAATGAACCCTCCGAAGAGATCGGGCGCTTTCCCAACGGGGTGCTTTGCTTCCGCCGCGCTGGGCCGTTCACGGTGGGCGAGCGCGACCCCGCACGGAGCAGGACACTCGAACGTCGGTTTGCCTTCAAACAACGGTCGTTCGCACGCCGCGCGCGTCGCGTAATCGGTCAGTAG
- a CDS encoding NADPH-dependent FMN reductase codes for MIIKILALSGSSRRGSLNQKLLDIAVHGSRNAGAVVTSVRLADYALPIYESDLEADHGLPEGAKRLQSAIAEHDALLIATPEYNGGYTAMLKNALDWVSRPREDGTSGVTLLAGKVAALVSASPGPLGGLRSQLALRTVLDKLGVLVIPDAFALGMAHVAFDDEVGLKDKGAEKAVANVGLSLCRTAERLANKS; via the coding sequence GTGATCATCAAAATTCTTGCTTTGAGCGGAAGCTCGCGTCGTGGTTCGCTCAACCAGAAACTGCTCGACATTGCAGTGCACGGTTCGCGAAATGCGGGCGCGGTGGTGACGTCAGTTCGCTTGGCCGACTATGCGTTGCCAATCTATGAGAGCGATCTCGAAGCCGACCATGGACTGCCGGAGGGCGCGAAGCGTTTGCAGAGTGCGATTGCCGAGCATGACGCTTTGCTTATCGCCACGCCGGAGTACAACGGCGGCTACACGGCGATGCTGAAGAATGCACTGGACTGGGTGAGCCGGCCGCGAGAGGATGGCACTTCGGGTGTCACACTGTTGGCAGGCAAAGTCGCAGCCTTAGTATCAGCGTCTCCGGGTCCACTCGGAGGACTACGCTCCCAACTTGCATTGCGTACGGTACTGGACAAACTCGGCGTCCTTGTGATCCCCGATGCGTTTGCACTAGGGATGGCGCACGTTGCGTTCGACGATGAGGTGGGTCTCAAGGACAAGGGCGCAGAAAAGGCAGTTGCAAATGTTGGCCTCTCGCTATGTCGAACGGCGGAGCGCCTGGCGAACAAGTCCTAG
- a CDS encoding DUF4863 family protein, whose amino-acid sequence MLPHGPHKEEMLQWVRRLCDEIRSRPLDQDLEGYLNHEFGAGTEAYEELCRLLKMGVEEGWAGYVEIDGDCYRRGRIADPSRETAQMSVESGLLRDVKGQYHCHTQGEINMIIPLEPGAQFCGHGAGWRVFPP is encoded by the coding sequence ATGCTGCCGCACGGTCCACACAAAGAGGAGATGCTTCAATGGGTTCGCCGCCTGTGCGATGAAATTCGTTCACGTCCGCTTGATCAAGACCTCGAGGGGTACTTGAACCACGAATTTGGTGCAGGTACCGAAGCCTATGAGGAGTTATGTCGGCTGTTGAAGATGGGGGTCGAGGAGGGGTGGGCTGGCTACGTCGAGATCGACGGAGACTGCTACCGCCGTGGGAGGATTGCCGATCCGTCTCGTGAGACGGCCCAGATGAGCGTGGAAAGTGGGTTGCTGCGCGACGTGAAAGGCCAGTACCACTGCCACACACAGGGCGAGATCAACATGATCATCCCGCTGGAGCCTGGCGCCCAGTTCTGCGGGCACGGTGCCGGATGGCGAGTGTTTCCCCCATGA
- a CDS encoding amidohydrolase family protein yields the protein MTLRIDMHSHFFPTISREEAERVDQPDVPWLAVSDDGESGMIMLGDRAFRPVERPLWDPRRRIEQMDEQGIDVQLMCATPVMFGYRYAASTALQWTQRMNDKALELCSAAPNRLMPLAQVPLQDTESACREASRAFSEGHRGVQIGNHVGPRDLDDEGLVQFLCHCASEGIPVLVHPWDMMTDGRMKRWMLPWLVAMPAETQLGILSLILSGAFERIPRSLKLCFAHGGGSFAFLLGRVDNAWRHRDIVRESCPNLPSSYVDRFSVDSAVFDARSLGLLVDVMGEERVMLGSDYPYPLGEEVIGSLVGNHETLSDQAKDRILGVNAAKFFNLPADMRGRE from the coding sequence ATGACACTACGAATTGACATGCATTCCCACTTCTTCCCGACGATCTCAAGGGAGGAGGCTGAGCGGGTCGACCAGCCAGACGTACCTTGGCTTGCAGTGTCCGACGATGGCGAGTCCGGGATGATCATGCTCGGAGACCGGGCCTTCAGGCCGGTCGAGCGACCATTGTGGGATCCGCGGCGACGCATCGAACAGATGGACGAGCAAGGAATTGACGTGCAGCTGATGTGCGCGACGCCAGTGATGTTCGGTTATCGGTATGCCGCGAGCACTGCGTTGCAGTGGACGCAACGCATGAATGACAAGGCCCTCGAACTCTGTTCTGCTGCGCCGAATCGTTTGATGCCGTTGGCCCAGGTTCCATTGCAGGACACGGAGTCTGCCTGCAGGGAAGCATCCCGTGCGTTTTCCGAAGGACATCGCGGTGTTCAGATCGGTAATCACGTTGGCCCCAGGGATCTGGATGACGAAGGGTTGGTCCAGTTTTTATGCCATTGCGCAAGTGAAGGAATTCCGGTGCTCGTGCACCCGTGGGACATGATGACCGACGGGCGAATGAAGCGCTGGATGCTTCCATGGCTCGTGGCCATGCCTGCGGAAACTCAACTTGGCATTCTTTCCCTGATCCTGTCCGGGGCTTTCGAGCGTATTCCACGCTCTTTGAAGCTATGCTTTGCGCATGGCGGAGGCAGCTTCGCATTTCTGCTCGGTCGCGTTGATAACGCATGGCGGCATCGGGACATCGTACGGGAAAGCTGTCCCAACTTGCCGTCCTCTTACGTGGACCGCTTCTCGGTGGATAGCGCTGTATTTGATGCACGGTCTCTAGGCTTGCTGGTCGACGTAATGGGAGAGGAGCGGGTCATGCTTGGCTCGGACTATCCGTACCCGCTTGGCGAGGAGGTGATTGGATCTCTGGTAGGGAACCATGAGACGCTGAGCGATCAGGCTAAGGATCGCATCCTTGGGGTTAATGCAGCCAAGTTTTTTAATCTGCCCGCGGATATGCGCGGACGCGAATAG
- a CDS encoding 2-keto-4-pentenoate hydratase has translation MIDIETAARLVDDAAMSSTAINQLTAVDAFSVQDAYRIQRASIMRRVRRGERRIGIKLGFTSRAKMVQMGVDSLIWGWLTNAMLEDDGGLVDVSQYIHPRVEPEVCFLTRRAIDRPLTALEAKDFLEAVAPAMEIIDSRYRDFRFTLEDVVADNCSSAGLVVGSWAKDFDGLRNAGVILRMDGKDVQIGSTGAILGHPLRAVVEASRLASSSETALPAGSLIMAGAATAAHALMPGKHVQAVVNGIGEVEFSTR, from the coding sequence GTGATCGATATCGAAACCGCTGCGCGCCTGGTCGACGATGCAGCAATGAGTTCCACCGCCATCAATCAGCTCACTGCCGTCGATGCCTTCTCCGTGCAGGATGCATATCGGATACAGCGTGCATCGATTATGCGGCGCGTGAGGCGGGGAGAGCGCCGTATCGGAATCAAGCTAGGGTTCACCAGCCGCGCAAAGATGGTCCAGATGGGTGTGGATAGTCTTATCTGGGGATGGCTGACGAATGCAATGCTCGAAGACGATGGCGGTCTGGTCGACGTTAGCCAGTACATCCATCCCCGAGTCGAACCTGAAGTTTGCTTTCTCACGCGGAGGGCAATTGACCGGCCGCTCACCGCGCTGGAAGCAAAGGACTTTCTCGAAGCTGTCGCCCCCGCGATGGAAATCATCGACTCTCGATACCGAGACTTCCGCTTTACGCTTGAAGATGTTGTTGCCGACAACTGCTCCAGCGCAGGGCTGGTGGTCGGGAGCTGGGCAAAGGACTTCGATGGATTGCGCAACGCTGGAGTGATCCTGCGGATGGATGGCAAAGATGTTCAGATCGGGTCGACGGGAGCAATCCTCGGGCATCCGCTACGTGCCGTGGTGGAAGCATCCCGACTTGCGAGTTCGTCGGAGACGGCCCTGCCAGCGGGGTCGCTCATCATGGCAGGAGCGGCGACGGCGGCGCACGCCCTCATGCCGGGAAAGCACGTGCAAGCGGTGGTGAATGGTATCGGCGAGGTCGAGTTCTCGACTCGGTAG